The following proteins are co-located in the Colletotrichum lupini chromosome 4, complete sequence genome:
- a CDS encoding quinate permease — translation MAEPNNTPWPPATPQSQTPLSASPVLHPYPGGQVEPITAASQASAATKNGTHKPRVLHIGDPIKYNPETYAAFSAQCDIIRPSTPERQRPAFAAALRDGKWGDFSAIFRPFWGTGGEMGTWDAELIPLLPASCRVFASAGAGFDWADTQLLGERGIIYCNSGLAAAEAVADFAVALVVSTFRHLPWCTASAADPSAFQDCHARATAASHTLRGHVLGLVGMGNIGQQIAQRLGVGFGMKVHYFDVVRKDPVTVEAKFGATFHETMESLLRVSDCVVLCTPAGGKVITAESLAWIKPGSRFVNIARGSLVDEEALADALESAQIGSVALDVHADEPRPHPRLLKMAGTKAMLTCHNAGGTVETHKGFEELSMRNIMAVLGGGQPITPVNLHYLKQAIMFISWTLNLEEKQNISKQKPVFQASKEALTRRILRNIMANIQKCTESSNVQSNPTDWIAKLPDPKTHIRLLTILPGRQTEELRCTCSTIRLDDRPKYNALSYVWGNREATAQVIVNGVQVTVNKSLAGALRRIRHDQEPIVIWADALCINQDDEDEKKYQIDLMHRIYGECENCLVWMGDIVVKGDSSVAAELAARAALNAVRIIAGQPHDEDLGWPGQYPIATSVAGNVLTAGAALQSMMDCEWWQRIWTVQEVCLPPKATVLWGPLEISFQAIMDAASHMVQPDEHPRRNNIVDLFQEGTAMYPRHHTKPYTIPVLSIAQARLWNQSRTDSLYRLWRFRDRRSTYPKDKLFGIWALLDKTYLPDIRPTDYVLDIVVLFSRLMVSLLRSRDNLQPLIGWRGERETAGLPTWVLDLAQPEDSNSTSDFWTHDIAWRQFHASSGLPRFKPLVKQVEDLTLLTLDGIRVDKVATILMDLRHTRQSLWRQGFEDAIKNQAGKDDIMYQYNNLIQGKFGENRERVTDESWHGGPWWEDRMLCYQVLFITQENRLGLGPPNLKPEDNVWILSGGNHPFLLRQVSKRRGNAELWEFVGDCFVYGIMYGEASSGGFQLSSLWDITLGMRSRSHKTIVLGVKACLTMQQLCQTIGVIRSCSINDSVILAFRLLNTVFSAAVSQCLLRDLQTIEIAVRRHVRQCCHEPQLKTGDGIILRLYKLIQNILTTLVPSSVLTSTIMASSKRWPAPIHVFSYRALLVVPIILAIATFASLFIHSDVNVALLYSQCDARARLPAVSKVPVLGPPVCFAISFFQSALDSMRTFASMSAILSFIAGLMTVTTIEAARVCNAPNVVIANPTGPWLVFNLIGGAVVWQLVILPAFFHRSRSILLARKRAGQEAVESAASKDPDFGKDSRHLVVDAEIIAIPVSVAWGFILPSLLMLIYNSPVIIVVWLFFPVWVSLIRQAVRWAVLRVQKRQHRSFHLESHTVSLLLVYLIPILCSAVSHVYFIWSLFQWDDRKEMTRATVKFVEIDMFFIGLTVLYWLFVETGWKVPLVAVLGAIPLGPGAGICIAWIYRDTEIRESLKQWLSDVQQVNTSRHSFIAAIASFPRSLYNAEESALAKHFGILIYIDTSESLLNERYTRCKPPQLLMFPAQSSSNAFRPVMSVGIFVLANITRTIPLRNMALQPLFELFIRETESCGGKTHKVHVLSPHDTPRGPQICPRIFVQGSLAGVDWMPGLDFCLGICHLYKYGIVLISQTHTFFTMGFASAKGTNDPPEVRNWRIHFIALVASMAALSMGYDTAVIGGTMALDSFVRDFGIDKMTIQEKNNSLANIASMFQVGAFFGALLTFPVAEKYGRKKAIMMAALIFCVGGAMMSGANGDLKLVIGGRAIGGLGIGMATMTVPVYIAETSPPSIRGRLVGIFEIFSQGGGMLGFWINYGTSRTIEVENEAQWIVPLALQLLPAFLLFVGIMFCPESPRWLARGDNFEAAEKVLVYVRSLPADHPYIQSEMSEIRQQVEERSTVRLSKKQQLKKLLAPGTRNRVGTGTFLMFLQSYTGVNIMTYYSVYVFETLGITGTSNKLFSTGIYGIAKMLGMILFAVWVIEGLGRRSGLLWGAFVGSIPLWYVGGYVMVANPTAKAASGVIQQDAWGYLAMVCIYLNAFIICSTIQGITWTYASEIFPLDIRMLCVAMSTACTWLGSFIVARATPFMITDLGYGTFFMFGGFLIFIGVWSFFFIPETKGRSLEDMDILFSRPTHVVVWAQLRGRPILSTNTSMSPRGSMDKGEVKVVDMAYDPARDIVTSYGTQQWAYGVW, via the exons ATGGCCGAGCCCAACAACACACCCTGGCCCCCAGCAACACCACAATCTCAAACCCCTCTCTCCGCGTCGCCTGTCCTCCACCCCTATCCTGGCGGTCAAGTAGAACCCATAACGGCAGCATCGCAAGCATCAGCAGCAACAAAAAACGGCACGCATAAGCCCCGCGTCCTACACATCGGCGACCCGATCAAGTACAACCCGGAAACCTACGCCGCCTTTTCCGCGCAATGCGACATCATCCGCCCTTCGACGCCCGAACGACAGCGCCCCGCATTCGCTGCCGCATTACGGGACGGCAAGTGGGGCGACTTTTCCGCCATCTTCCGGCCGTTCTGGGGCACGGGCGGCGAGATGGGTACGTGGGACGCCGAGCTGATTCCGCTGCTGCCGGCGAGCTGTCGGGTTTTTGCGAGTGCCGGTGCCGGGTTCGATTGGGCTGACACGCAACTTCTCGGTGAACGAG GCATCATCTATTGTAACTCAggcctcgccgccgccgaagcAGTAGCAGACTTTGCCGTCGCTCTTGTCGTCTCGACCTTCCGCCATCTCCCCTGGTGCACGGCATCCGCCGCAGACCCGTCCGCCTTCCAAGACTGCCACGCTCGCGCCACGGCCGCCTCGCACACCCTTCGCGGTCACGTCCTCGGCCTCGTGGGCATGGGTAACATCGGCCAGCAGATCGCACAGCGTCTCGGCGTCGGTTTTGGTATGAAAGTACACTACTTTGACGTCGTCCGCAAAGACCCAGTCACCGTGGAAGCCAAGTTTGGCGCGACGTTTCACGAGACGATGGAGAGCTTGCTGCGCGTCTCGGATTGTGTTGTGCTGTGCACACCTGCTGGTGGTAAGGTTATCACTGCTGAGTCATTGGCTTGGATCAAGCCTGGGTCGAGGTTTGTGAATATCGCAAGGGGTAGCTTGGTTGACGAGGAGGCTTTGGCGGATGCGTTGGAGTCTGCGCAAATTGGATCTGTTGCGTTGGATGTGCATGCTGATGAGCCGAGGCCGCATCCGCGGTTGCTCAAGATGGCGGGGACGAAGGCCATGTTGACATGTCACAATGCTGGAGGGACGGTTGAGACGCACAAGGGGTTCGAGGAGTTGAGTATGAGGAATATCATGGCGGTGTTGGGGGGAGGGCAGCCGATTACGCCTGTCAATCTGCATTATCTGAAGCA AGCAATCATGTTCATATCGTGGACTTTGAATCTAGAGGAGAAGCAAAACATATCGAAG CAAAAGCCTGTCTTTCAGGCTTCAAAGGAAGCCCT GACACGACGGATCCTGCGAAATATAATGGCAAACATTCAGAAGTGTACTGAGAGCAGCAATGTGCAAAGCAATCCAACTGATTGGATCGCAAAGCTGCCCGATCCGAAAACCCACATTCGCCTGCTCACGATCCTCCCAGGTCGACAGACAGAGGAACTTCGTTGTACCTGCAGCACTATCAGACTTGATGACAGGCCAAAGTACAACGCCCTGTCGTATGTCTGGGGCAACCGTGAGGCAACGGCTCAAGTAATTGTGAACGGCGTTCAAGTTACCGTCAACAAGAGTCTGGCAGGAGCTTTGAGACGTATCCGCCATGACCAAGAGCCAATTGTTATCTGGGCAGATGCTCTTTGCATCAACCAGGATGACGAAGACGAGAAGAAGTATCAGATCGATCTCATGCATCGCATTTATGGCGAGTGCGAGAATTGTTTGGTCTGGATGGGAGACATAGTAGTGAAAGGGGATAGCAGCGTCGCAGCGGAACTGGCTGCAAGAGCGGCCTTGAACGCTGTGCGCATCATCGCAGGGCAGCCACACGACGAGGATCTCGGTTGGCCTGGACAGTACCCAATTGCTACAAGCGTCGCTGGCAATGTTCTCACCGCCGGGGCAGCATTACAATCGATGATGGACTGCGAATGGTGGCAGCGTATCTGGACAGTCCAGGAAGTCTGTCTGCCTCCGAAAGCCACGGTTCTCTGGGGACCACTCGAGATCAGCTTCCAAGCAATCATGGACGCAGCGAGCCACATGGTGCAACCAGATGAGCACCCGCGACGCAACAACATTGTCGATCTGTTCCAAGAGGGCACCGCCATGTACCCAAGGCATCATACAAAACCATACACGATACCCGTCCTCAGCATTGCTCAAGCCAGACTCTGGAACCAGTCCAGAACCGACTCCTTGTATAGACTATGGCGGTTCCGAGACAGGAGGTCCACATATCCGAAAGACAAACTGTTTGGCATCTGGGCGCTTCTCGACAAGACATACTTGCCTGATATCAGGCCAACGGATTACGTCCTCGATATTGTGGTCTTATTCTCAAGACTCATGGTCAGTTTACTGAGATCTCGAGATAATCTCCAGCCTCTTATTGGCTGGAGAGGGGAAAGAGAGACGGCCGGTCTGCCTACCTGGGTGCTGGATTTGGCCCAGCCGGAGGACTCCAATTCCACCAGCGACTTCTGGACACATGATATTGCCTGGAGGCAATTTCATGCCAGTAGTGGACTACCACGATTCAAGCCACTAGTCAAGCAAGTAGAAGATCTCACATTGCTCACTTTGGACGGTATTCGCGTTGACAAAGTGGCTACGATCTTGATGGACCTGAGGCACACGCGACAGTCCCTTTGGAGACAGGGATTTGAAGACGCTATCAAGAACCAAGCCGGTAAGGACGATATCATGTATCAATATAACAACCTTATCCAGGGCAAATTTGGCGAGAATCGTGAGCGCGTCACGGACGAGTCTTGGCACGGGGGTCCGTGGTGGGAGGACAGGATGCTCTGTTACCAAGTTCTTTTCATCACGCAGGAGAATCGGCTTGGCCTTGGTCCGCCTAATTTGAAGCCAGAAGACAATGTTTGGATTCTTTCGGGCGGGAACCATCCCTTCTTACTCCGTCAAGTCTCAAAGAGAAGGGGTAATGCGGAACTATGGGAGTTCGTCGGGGATTGCTTCGTTTACGGCATCATGTACGGAGAAGCCTCTTCTGGTGGATTTCAGCTCTCGTCC CTTTGGGACATAACATTGGGTATGAGATCAAGATCTCATAAGACAATTGTACTTGGCGTCAAGGCTTGCCTTACAATGCAACAGCTGTGTCAAACAATAGGCGTCATTCGCTCGTGCAGCATCAACGACAGCGTAATTCTTGCGTTCCGTCTTCTAAACACTGTATTTTCAGCGGCCGTCTCCCAATGTCTTCTGAGAGACCTACAGACGATTGAGATTGCTGT CAGGCGGCACGTGCGCCAATGTTGTCACGAGCCTCAGCTCAAA ACAGGAGACGGCATCATCTTGCGACTCTACAAACTCATCCAGAACATACTGACTACTCTGGTACCCTCATCGGTGCTGACGTCAACTATCATGGCCTCCTCAAAGCGCTGGCCGGCGCCCATCCACGTCTTCTCCTACCGCGCCCTGCTCGTGGTGCCCATCATCCTCGCCATCGCGACCTTCGCGTCGCTCTTCATCCACTCCGATGTCAACGTCGCCCTCCTCTACTCACAATGCGATGCCCGGGCTCGCCTGCCGGCTGTCAGCAAAGTCCCCGTTCTCGGCCCGCCCGTCTGCTTCGCCATAAGCTTCTTCCAGAGCGCGCTCGATTCCATGCGGACCTTTGCCAGCATGTCCGCCATCCTCTCCTTCATCGCAGGCCTCATGACCGTTACCACCATCGAGGCCGCACGCGTCTGTAACGCGCCCAACGTCGTTATTGCGAACCCCACTGGCCCATGGCTAGTTTTCAACCTCATCGGTGGAGCTGTAGTCTGGCAGCTTGTCATCCTACCCGCCTTTTTCCACCGCTCGCGATCTATCCTGCTCGCTCGGAAGAGGGCCGGACAGGAGGCCGTCGAGAGCGCCGCATCCAAGGATCCCGACTTTGGCAAGGACTCGCGCCATCTCGTTGTCGATGCGGAAATTATCGCCATCCCCGTCAGTGTCGCGTGGGGCTTCATTCTGCCCTCCCTGCTGATGCTCATCTACAACTCCCCGGTCATCATCGTTGTCTGGCTCTTCTTTCCCGTCTGGGTGTCACTGATCCGCCAAGCCGTCAGATGGGCCGTCTTGCGTGTTCAGAAGCGCCAGCACCGCAGCTTCCACCTCGAGTCTCACACGGTCTCGCTTCTGCTCGTCTACCTCATCCCCATTCTTTGCTCCGCAGTCTCTCACGTCTACTTCATCTGGAGCCTGTTTCAGTGGGACGACAGGAAGGAGATGACACGTGCTACAGTCAAATTCGTTGAAATTGACATGTTCTTCATCGGCTTGACTGTCCTGTATTGGCTCTTCGTTGAGACTGGCTGGAAGGTCCCCTTGGTCGCAGTCCTTGGCGCCATCCCACTCGGACCGGGTGCCGGTATTTGTATCGCATGGATATACCGAGATACCGAGATTCGTGAGAGTCTGAAGCAGTGGCTTTCTGATGTC CAGCAAGTAAATACAAGCCGACACTCATTCATCGCCGCG ATAGCTTCTTTCCCGAGGAGTCTTTACAATGCCGAAGAGTCCGCCTTGGCCAAGCATTTCGGCATCTTGATCTACATCGACACTTCGGAATCACTACTCAACGAAAGATACACAAGATGCAAGCCCCCCCAACTCCTGATGTTCCCCGCCCAATCCTCAAGCAACGCCTTTCGTCCGGTTATGAGCGTCGGTATCTTTGTCTTGGCCAACATCACACGCACGATACCGTTGAGAAACATGGCACTACAGCCACTCTTCGAACTCTTCATACGTGAAACAGAATCCTGCGGGGGGAAAACTCACAAAGTGCATGTTCTCTCTCCGCACGATACCCCGCGGGGGCCCCAGATCTGTCCCCGGATCTTCGTTCAAGGTTCATTGGCTGGTGTCGATTGGATGCCAGGTCTAGATTTCTGTCTTGGTATCTGCCACCTCTATAAATATGG AATCGTGTTGATATCTCAGACACATACCTTCTTCACCATGGGTTTCGCTTCAGCAAAGGGGACGAACGACCCCCCCGAGGTTCGCAACTGGAGAATCCACTTCATTGCTCTCGTTGCGTCCATGGCGGCCTTGTCCA TGGGCTATGATACGGCCGTCATAGGAGGCACAATGGCTCTCGACTCCTTCGTCCGCGACTTTGGCATCGACAAGATGACCATCCAAGAAAAGAATAACTCGTTAGCCAATATCGCCTCCATGTTTCAAGTCGGCGCCTTCTTCGGTGCCCTCCTCACCTTCCCCGTTGCCGAGAAGTACGGTCGCAAGAAGGCCATCATGATGGCGGCTCTCATCTTCTGTGTAGGCGGAGCCATGATGTCCGGAGCCAACGGCGACCTCAAACTTGTCATCGGTGGCCGCGCCATCGGCGGCCTTGGTATCGGCATGGCTACCATGACGGTTCCGGTCTACATCGCTGAGACGTCACCGCCGAGTATCCGCGGCCGCCTCGTGGGCATTTTTGAGATCTTCTCTCAGGGCGGCGGGATGCTCGGGTTCTGGATCAACTACGGCACGAGCCGTACTATCGAAGTTGAGAACGAGGCGCAATGGATCGTGCCGCTGGCCTTACAGCTCCTTCCGGCCTTTCTTCTTTTCGTTGGCATCATGTTCTGTCCAGAATCACCCCGTTGGCTGGCTCGAGGTGATAACTTCGAGGCCGCGGAAAAGGTTCTGGTATACGTGCGAAGCCTCCCCGCCGATCATCCCTATATCCAAAGCGAGATGAGCGAAATAAGACAACAAGTTGAGGAGCGAAGCACCGTCCGACTCAGCAAGAAGCAACAACTAAAGAAACTCCTTGCTCCTGGCACGAGAAACCGCGTGGGCACTGGGACGTTTCTCATGTTTCTGCAAAGTTACACAGGTGTCAACATAATGACATACTATAGCGTTTACG TTTTCGAGACCCTTGGAATCACTGGAACCAGCAACAAGCTATTCAGCACCGGAATCTACGGGATCGCAAAGATGTTGGGCATGATTCTGTTCGCAGTATGGGTCATCGAGGGCCTCGGCCGTCGCAGCGGACTTCTATGGGGTGCTTTCGTTGGCAGCATTCCCCTCTGGTATGTGGGCGGGTATGTCATGGTTGCTAATCCGACCGCCAAAGCAGCGAGCGGTGTCATTCAACAAGATGCGTGGGGTTATCTTGCCATGGTCTGCATTTACCTCAACGCCTTCATCATCTGCTCCACTATCCAGGGAATCACGTGGACATACGCATCCGAGATCTTCCCCTTGGATATCAGGATGCTCTGTGTCGCTATGTCTACCGCGTGTACGTGGTTGGGCTCCTTCATTGTCGCGAGAGCCACTCCTTTCATGATTACCGACCTCGGGTACGGGACGTTCTTCATGTTTGGAGGATTCTTGATCTTTATCGGCGTTTGGTCATTCTTCTTCATTCCGGAGACAAAAG GTCGCTCGCTGGAGGATATGGACATTCTGTTTTCGCGGCCGACACATGTGGTTGTTTGGGCACAGCTCAGGGGAAGGCCGATCCTGTCGACGAATACTTCAATGTCGCCCAGAGGATCTATGGACAAAGGCGAAGTCAAGGTGGTTGACATGGCCTA CGATCCCGCCAGGGATAttgtcacgagttatggcacgcagcaatgggcatacggagtgtggtaa